A single genomic interval of Theropithecus gelada isolate Dixy chromosome 16, Tgel_1.0, whole genome shotgun sequence harbors:
- the KCNAB3 gene encoding voltage-gated potassium channel subunit beta-3 isoform X3: protein MQVSIACTEQNLRSRSSEDRLCGPRPGPGGGSGPKARAALVPRPPAPAGALRESTGRGTGMKYRNLGKSGLRVSCLGLGTWVTFGSQISDETAEDVLTVAYEHGVNLFDTAEVYAAGKAERTLGNILKSKGWRRSSYVITTKIFWGGQAETERGLSRKHIIEEIVRAMTYVINQGLALYWGTSRWGAAEIMEAYSMARQFNLIPPVCEQAEHHLFQREKVEMQLPELYHKIGVGSVTWYPLPCGLITSKYDGRVPDTCRASIKGYQWLKDKVQSEDGKKQQAKVMDLLPVAHQLGCTVAQLAIAWCLRSEGVSSVLLGVSSAEQLIEHLGALQVLSQLTPQTVMEIDGLLGNKPHSKK, encoded by the exons ATGCAGGTGTCAATCGCGTGTACCGAGCAGAACCTTCGCAGCCGGAGCAGTGAGGACCGTCTGTGTGGACCCCGGCCGGGCCCCGGGGGCG GGTCTGGCCCCAAGGCCCGAGCTGCACTGGTTCCCCGACCCCCAGCGCCCGCTGGGGCCCTCCGAGAGAGCACCGGCCGAGGCACTGGCATGAAATACAG GAACTTGGGGAAGTCTGGTCTTCGGGTATCCTGTCTTGGCCTAG GTACCTGGGTCACATTTGGTTCTCAGATCTCAGATGAG ACAGCGGAGGATGTGCTGACTGTAGCCTATGAGCATGGTGTAAACCTGTTTGACACCGCCGAAGTCTACGCAGCAGGAAA GGCTGAAAGAACCCTAGGCAACATCCTCAAGAGCAAAGGTTGGAG GAGATCAAGCTATGTCATCACTACCAAGATTTTTTGGGGAGGACA GGCGGAAACCGAGCGAGGTTTAAGCCGAAAGCACATCATTGAGG AGATTGTGCGAGCCATGACCTATGTCATTAACCAGGGCCTGGCCCTATACTGGGGAACGTCCCGATGGGGAGCTGCAGAAATCATG GAGGCCTACTCCATGGCCAGACAGTTCAATCTGATTCCTCCAGTGTGTGAACAAGCGGAGCACCATCTGTTTCAGAGGGAGAAGGTGGAGATGCAGCTGCCAGAGCTCTACCACAAGATTG GAGTTGGATCAGTCACTTGGTACCCTCTACCCTGTGGTCTCATTACTAGCAAGTATGATGGGCGAGTCCCAGATACCTGCAGGGCCTCCATCAAG GGCTACCAGTGGCTGAAGGACAAAGTGCAGAGTGAAGATGGCAAGAAGCAACAAGCCAAAGTCATGGACCTTCTCCCCGTCGCTCACCAGCTGGGGTGCACTGTGGCCCAGCTTGCTATTG CGTGGTGTCTCCGCAGTGAGGGTGTCAGCTCTGTCTTGCTGGGGGTGTCGAGTGCGGAGCAGTTGATAGAACACCTGGGCGCGCTACAG GTGCTGAGCCAGCTGACCCCACAGACGGTGATGGAAATAGACGGGCTCCTGGGAAACAAGCCGCATTCCAAGAAGTAG
- the KCNAB3 gene encoding voltage-gated potassium channel subunit beta-3 isoform X1 — MQVSIACTEQNLRSRSSEDRLCGPRPGPGGGNGGPTGAGHGNPPGGGGSGPKARAALVPRPPAPAGALRESTGRGTGMKYRNLGKSGLRVSCLGLGTWVTFGSQISDETAEDVLTVAYEHGVNLFDTAEVYAAGKAERTLGNILKSKGWRRSSYVITTKIFWGGQAETERGLSRKHIIEGLRGSLERLQLGYVDIVFANRSDPNCPMEEIVRAMTYVINQGLALYWGTSRWGAAEIMEAYSMARQFNLIPPVCEQAEHHLFQREKVEMQLPELYHKIGVGSVTWYPLPCGLITSKYDGRVPDTCRASIKGYQWLKDKVQSEDGKKQQAKVMDLLPVAHQLGCTVAQLAIAWCLRSEGVSSVLLGVSSAEQLIEHLGALQVLSQLTPQTVMEIDGLLGNKPHSKK; from the exons ATGCAGGTGTCAATCGCGTGTACCGAGCAGAACCTTCGCAGCCGGAGCAGTGAGGACCGTCTGTGTGGACCCCGGCCGGGCCCCGGGGGCGGTAATGGCGGGCCGACCGGCGCGGGGCACGGGAATCCTCCGGGGGGTGGAGGGTCTGGCCCCAAGGCCCGAGCTGCACTGGTTCCCCGACCCCCAGCGCCCGCTGGGGCCCTCCGAGAGAGCACCGGCCGAGGCACTGGCATGAAATACAG GAACTTGGGGAAGTCTGGTCTTCGGGTATCCTGTCTTGGCCTAG GTACCTGGGTCACATTTGGTTCTCAGATCTCAGATGAG ACAGCGGAGGATGTGCTGACTGTAGCCTATGAGCATGGTGTAAACCTGTTTGACACCGCCGAAGTCTACGCAGCAGGAAA GGCTGAAAGAACCCTAGGCAACATCCTCAAGAGCAAAGGTTGGAG GAGATCAAGCTATGTCATCACTACCAAGATTTTTTGGGGAGGACA GGCGGAAACCGAGCGAGGTTTAAGCCGAAAGCACATCATTGAGG GCTTGCGAGGATCCCTGGAACGCCTCCAGCTGGGATATGTGGACATTGTCTTTGCCAATCGCTCAGACCCCAACTGTCCTATGGAGG AGATTGTGCGAGCCATGACCTATGTCATTAACCAGGGCCTGGCCCTATACTGGGGAACGTCCCGATGGGGAGCTGCAGAAATCATG GAGGCCTACTCCATGGCCAGACAGTTCAATCTGATTCCTCCAGTGTGTGAACAAGCGGAGCACCATCTGTTTCAGAGGGAGAAGGTGGAGATGCAGCTGCCAGAGCTCTACCACAAGATTG GAGTTGGATCAGTCACTTGGTACCCTCTACCCTGTGGTCTCATTACTAGCAAGTATGATGGGCGAGTCCCAGATACCTGCAGGGCCTCCATCAAG GGCTACCAGTGGCTGAAGGACAAAGTGCAGAGTGAAGATGGCAAGAAGCAACAAGCCAAAGTCATGGACCTTCTCCCCGTCGCTCACCAGCTGGGGTGCACTGTGGCCCAGCTTGCTATTG CGTGGTGTCTCCGCAGTGAGGGTGTCAGCTCTGTCTTGCTGGGGGTGTCGAGTGCGGAGCAGTTGATAGAACACCTGGGCGCGCTACAG GTGCTGAGCCAGCTGACCCCACAGACGGTGATGGAAATAGACGGGCTCCTGGGAAACAAGCCGCATTCCAAGAAGTAG
- the KCNAB3 gene encoding voltage-gated potassium channel subunit beta-3 isoform X2 has product MQVSIACTEQNLRSRSSEDRLCGPRPGPGGGSGPKARAALVPRPPAPAGALRESTGRGTGMKYRNLGKSGLRVSCLGLGTWVTFGSQISDETAEDVLTVAYEHGVNLFDTAEVYAAGKAERTLGNILKSKGWRRSSYVITTKIFWGGQAETERGLSRKHIIEGLRGSLERLQLGYVDIVFANRSDPNCPMEEIVRAMTYVINQGLALYWGTSRWGAAEIMEAYSMARQFNLIPPVCEQAEHHLFQREKVEMQLPELYHKIGVGSVTWYPLPCGLITSKYDGRVPDTCRASIKGYQWLKDKVQSEDGKKQQAKVMDLLPVAHQLGCTVAQLAIAWCLRSEGVSSVLLGVSSAEQLIEHLGALQVLSQLTPQTVMEIDGLLGNKPHSKK; this is encoded by the exons ATGCAGGTGTCAATCGCGTGTACCGAGCAGAACCTTCGCAGCCGGAGCAGTGAGGACCGTCTGTGTGGACCCCGGCCGGGCCCCGGGGGCG GGTCTGGCCCCAAGGCCCGAGCTGCACTGGTTCCCCGACCCCCAGCGCCCGCTGGGGCCCTCCGAGAGAGCACCGGCCGAGGCACTGGCATGAAATACAG GAACTTGGGGAAGTCTGGTCTTCGGGTATCCTGTCTTGGCCTAG GTACCTGGGTCACATTTGGTTCTCAGATCTCAGATGAG ACAGCGGAGGATGTGCTGACTGTAGCCTATGAGCATGGTGTAAACCTGTTTGACACCGCCGAAGTCTACGCAGCAGGAAA GGCTGAAAGAACCCTAGGCAACATCCTCAAGAGCAAAGGTTGGAG GAGATCAAGCTATGTCATCACTACCAAGATTTTTTGGGGAGGACA GGCGGAAACCGAGCGAGGTTTAAGCCGAAAGCACATCATTGAGG GCTTGCGAGGATCCCTGGAACGCCTCCAGCTGGGATATGTGGACATTGTCTTTGCCAATCGCTCAGACCCCAACTGTCCTATGGAGG AGATTGTGCGAGCCATGACCTATGTCATTAACCAGGGCCTGGCCCTATACTGGGGAACGTCCCGATGGGGAGCTGCAGAAATCATG GAGGCCTACTCCATGGCCAGACAGTTCAATCTGATTCCTCCAGTGTGTGAACAAGCGGAGCACCATCTGTTTCAGAGGGAGAAGGTGGAGATGCAGCTGCCAGAGCTCTACCACAAGATTG GAGTTGGATCAGTCACTTGGTACCCTCTACCCTGTGGTCTCATTACTAGCAAGTATGATGGGCGAGTCCCAGATACCTGCAGGGCCTCCATCAAG GGCTACCAGTGGCTGAAGGACAAAGTGCAGAGTGAAGATGGCAAGAAGCAACAAGCCAAAGTCATGGACCTTCTCCCCGTCGCTCACCAGCTGGGGTGCACTGTGGCCCAGCTTGCTATTG CGTGGTGTCTCCGCAGTGAGGGTGTCAGCTCTGTCTTGCTGGGGGTGTCGAGTGCGGAGCAGTTGATAGAACACCTGGGCGCGCTACAG GTGCTGAGCCAGCTGACCCCACAGACGGTGATGGAAATAGACGGGCTCCTGGGAAACAAGCCGCATTCCAAGAAGTAG
- the TRAPPC1 gene encoding trafficking protein particle complex subunit 1 isoform X2 codes for MAPQEEYKLMYGMLFSIRSFVSKMSPLDMKDGFLAFQTSRYKLHYYETPTGIKVVMNTDLGVGPIRDVLHHIYSALYVELVVKNPLCPLGQTVQSELFRSRLDSYVRSLPFFSARAG; via the exons ATGGCACCGCAAGAA GAGTATAAGCTGATGTACGGGATGCTCTTCTCTATCCGCTCGTTTGTCAGCAAGATGTCCCCGCTAGACAT GAAGGATGGCTTCCTGGCCTTCCAAACTAGCCGTTACAAACTCCATTACTACGAGACGCCCACTGGGATCAAAGTTGTCATGAATACTGACTTGGGCGTGGGACCCATCCGAGATGTGCTGCATCACATCTACAGTGCG CTGTATGTGGAGCTGGTGGTGAAGAATCCCCTGTGCCCGCTGGGTCAAACTGTGCAAAGTGAGCTCTTCCGCTCCCGACTGGACTCCTATGTTCGCTCTCTGCCCTTCTTCTCCGCCCGGGCTGGCTGA
- the TRAPPC1 gene encoding trafficking protein particle complex subunit 1 isoform X1 — translation MTVHNLYLFDRNGVCLHYSEWHRKKQAGIPKEEEYKLMYGMLFSIRSFVSKMSPLDMKDGFLAFQTSRYKLHYYETPTGIKVVMNTDLGVGPIRDVLHHIYSALYVELVVKNPLCPLGQTVQSELFRSRLDSYVRSLPFFSARAG, via the exons ATGACTGTCCACAACCTGTACCTGTTTGACCGGAATGGAGTGTGTCTGCACTACAGCGAATGGCACCGCAAGAAGCAAGCAGGGATTCCCAAGGAGGAG GAGTATAAGCTGATGTACGGGATGCTCTTCTCTATCCGCTCGTTTGTCAGCAAGATGTCCCCGCTAGACAT GAAGGATGGCTTCCTGGCCTTCCAAACTAGCCGTTACAAACTCCATTACTACGAGACGCCCACTGGGATCAAAGTTGTCATGAATACTGACTTGGGCGTGGGACCCATCCGAGATGTGCTGCATCACATCTACAGTGCG CTGTATGTGGAGCTGGTGGTGAAGAATCCCCTGTGCCCGCTGGGTCAAACTGTGCAAAGTGAGCTCTTCCGCTCCCGACTGGACTCCTATGTTCGCTCTCTGCCCTTCTTCTCCGCCCGGGCTGGCTGA